From the genome of Candidatus Binatota bacterium:
TTGTGGCCCTGGCAGACCTGGTCGGCTGCGCGGATGAAATAAGCTGGACGGCTGTCGAGGACGCGGCGGGTGCGTTGCATCCGAGGGCCAGTGCCAGGGCTTGGATTGGGGACAAGGCGTTGGGCGTCATCACGTCTCTGCATCCCGAACAAAAACGCCGTCGTGAAATAACCTCCGAAATTTGGCTTTTTGAGATTGACAGCCGTGTGCTGGTTGAGTATCGTCCCAGTGCGACAGGGGTTCTTCCGCTGGCTCGGTTTCCATCGTCGGCTCGGGACCTTTCCCTGCTGGTGCCGATGGATTTGCTTGCGGGAGAAGTCGTTCGTGCGGCCGGAGAGCTGGGCGAGCCCCTGCTCAACGGAGTGAGTGTGTTTGATGACTACAGAGGCAAGGGCGTGAAAGAAGGCTACAAGGCTTTGGCGTTTTCCTTTGAGTATCGCTCACCCGATCGGACGCTCACCGATGAAGAGGTTGCCGCCCTTCACTCGCGCGTCGTAGAAATGCTCCTGGCGATGCCAGGTGTTGAACTCAGGGCATGAATATTTTCGAAAGGGAGACCGTGCGCATATGACCATGACCAAGGCGGATATTATCGAACGCATTCATGAAAGGGTTGGGTTTTCAAAGAAAGAGGCATCCGAGGTTGTCGAGTCGGTGTTCGAGGTCATGAAGAATAGGCTTGAAGACGGTGATACCGTCAAGCTTTCGGGCTTCGGCAAGTTTGTCATCAACGATAAAGTCCCGCGCAAGGGACGCAATCCGCAATCGGGCGAAGAGATCGTGATCACCGGACGCCGCGTGCTGAGTTTCAAGCCGAGCCAGGTTCTCAAGAAAACAATCAATTCGGCTTGGCGGTGACCGTAGCGCGGGTGACTGGTGTCGACCGTGATCGATGACCAACAACCGGCAGACGGGATTCCCTCGGACAAACTCTATTTTCGAATCGGCGAAGTCGCGCGCATCGTCGGAGTCAAACCTTATGTTCTCCGCTATTGGGAGTCCGAGTTCTCAGGAGTCCGGCCAGGCAAGTCACGTTCCAACCAGAGGCTCTATCGACGCAAGGACGTAGAGAAGCTGCTCAAGATAAAGGACCTGTTGCACACGCGGCGCTACACGATGGAAGGTGCCCGGCAATACCTCAAGGTCCAGGAAGAACCCGGTGACGAAGAGTTACTGTCCCCGAGGCAACTCAAACGCTTGAGACAGGTGCGCGAGACTCTTGTTGATCTGAAGAAGAAGCTCGAATCTTGATCGCTGGTTTTTTCGGGGCCTGTTTTACCAACAGCAGCTGTTCTCGTAACCAGGCGTAGCCGAATCCCAGCTGATCACAGACATTCACGAACGAGAACGGCGAATCCGTGTCGGTGGACATGATCCAGAACTCGGCCTGTCGCTGCAGTATGTGGGGGTTTGCGCGGTCGTGCTGGGGGGCTGCAAGATAGCAGCGTACCCCGTCCATCAATACCGCTTCGAGCAGGGGAATCTCGGTGGCGGCGAATGAACGGGCCGCCGAACCGGGGTCTACGTCGCCGCAATGTCCCTCCAGGTTTTCGTTTATCGTCCCAGGTTTCTGTGTAGGCATGCGGTGTCAGCAGCAACGGCCGTGCCAGTCTTGAAACCCGCAGCGGGGGCCTCGTCGAGGCCCTGAGGCAGGCCCCGGGCGGCGGAATTTTGTTGATAAGCAGGCTGAATATTGCCACTCCCAGCCTGCTGCCGCCGCGCATGCCTTGCCTTGTGCTGTAATCCGGGCAAGAAAACAGGCCATGTTGTGTCAGCGTTGCATCAAGGCGACGCAAAAAAGGGGTGGCCTGTGTTGAAAATTATACTCTCTCTGTTCGTGGTCCTGCTGCTCCCGGAAACGGCGAGGGCTGAAATCAATTCCGGCGACACGGCGTGGATGCTCACGTCGTCGGCCCTTGTGCTGCTCATGACCCCCGGCCTCGCACTTTTTTACGGCGGCATGGTTCGATCGAAGAACGTGCTCTCTACCCTCATGCATAGTTTTTTTGCGATGGGTATTATGAGTATCCAGTGGGTAGTCATCGGTTACTCACTGTCGTTTGCCGAGGGCAATTCTTTCATCGGCGGTCTCGACTACGTGTTGCTCAACGGCGTTGATTCCAGCCCCGGGCCCTACGCCGACAATATCCCCCACAACGTTTTTATGATTTTCCAGATGATGTTTGCCATCATCACCCCCGCTCTTATCTCGGGTGCGTTCGCGGAGCGCATCAAGTTCAGTGGCTACGTTTTGTTCTCTCTTCTGTGGGCCACCCTGGTCTACGATCCTGTTTGCCATTGGGTCTGGGGTAGCGGTGGTTGGCTGGGCGGCCTCGGCGCGCTGGATTTTGCTGGTGGTACGGTGGTGCACATAAACTCGGGAGTGGCCGCGCTGGCCGTCGTGCTGGTGCTCGGACGCCGGGTGGGCTACCCGCAACAGGCGATGAAACCCCACAACCTCGGGTTGACGGTGCTTGGCGCCGGCATGCTCTGGTTTGGCTGGTTTGGTTTTAACGGGGGCAGCGCCCTTGCCGCCGACGGCTCAGCCGCCAACGCTTTCGTGGTAACCCATATCGCGGCCGCTGTTGCCGCGGTCACCTGGGCGCTGATCGAATCGATGCAGAAGGGCAAAGCCAGTGCGCTTGGTGTCGCCTCCGGCGCAGTGGCTGGCCTGGTTGCCATAACTCCAGCCTGCGGTTTCGTTGGCGTCGGCGGCGCGATTCTCATCGGTGTTGGGGCGGGCGGCCTCTGCTACGCCGCCATCATGGCGAAGTCTCGTTTTGGATACGACGATTCGCTCGACGTTCTCGGTGTTCACGGAATTGGCGGTGCCTGGGGTGCCCTGGCCACCGGCGTTTTTGCCGTGGCCGCGATAGGCGGGACAGCGGGCCTGCTGGAGAGCGGAAATCTCGGGCAGCTGGGCATACAGGCCACCAGCGTACTGGCCACGGCTGTGTACTCTTTCGTTGTTACTTTTCTCATAGCTCGTTTTGTTGATGCGACGGTGGGCTTGAGAGTGAATGAAGAACAGGAAATGACCGGCCTGGATCTGAGCGAACACGGGGAAGTCGGCTACCACTTTTCGGATTGATCATGGGTTGGCCTGCCCACGGGCTGGTTGCCTTGCTGACCGGGCGTGGGTATCTTTGCCGTTGTTGACGGGGCGTGGCGCAGCCTGGTAGCGCACTCGCTTGGGGTGTGAGAGGTCGCTGGTTCAAATCCAGTCGCCCCGACCATTGTCAGCCGGGGGTGCGATGGTCACCCCCGGTCTGGCAACCGGTGTATCGGAGCAAAACCCTGACGGGCGGTCATGATACTTGTCTGCAATGACGACGGCGTGCACGCGCCCGGCCTGGCTGCTCTGGCCGCTGCACTCGCTCCGCTCGACCGTGTCTTCGTGGTCGCTCCGGATCGAGAACAATCTGCGGCTGGCCACGCGATCACTCTTTCGCGCCCGCTAAGAGCCGAGCTGCTACGGGAAGGGTGGATGGCCGTGGACGGTACGCCTACCGATTGCGTCAACCTTGCGGTGAACGGGTTGCTCGACGAGCGTCCGTGGTTGGTTGTATCGGGCATAAACCGCGGCGCGAATCTTGGCGACGACATAACTTATTCGGGTACAGTTTCGGCTGCGATGGAGGCCGTGCTCCTGGGAATTCCAGCTATTGCTGTTTCCCAGGCGGGGAAATCGAACTTTGATTACGGCGCGGCAGCCTGCTTTACCGCAAATCTCTGCCGGGTGGTCAAGCATTCAGGCCTGCCGGATGATACACTGCTGAATGTGAACGTGCCTGAGAATCGCAAGCGTGAGGGCTTCGTTGTGACGCGGCAGGGCCGCCGCCGCTACGGTGACGCCATTGTTGAGAAGACGGATCCGCGTGGCCGAAAGTACTACTGGATCGGCGGCGACGACCTGGGGTTCGATGACGAACCCGGTACAGATCTCGCCGCGGTACATGCCGGGCTGGTTTCGGTGACACCCTTGCATCTCGACCTTACCAATCACGGCTCGCTCGGTTTTCTCGACGACATCCAGAAGACCTGGGCACCGGACTGATCGCAGCGACATCTCGCCAAAACGTTCCACCTGCAAATGCTTACCCAGCTCGCACTACTGGTTGCCATCACTTTTGTTCCCGCCCTGGAGCTGCGTGCGTCTATCCCTTATGGCTACCTCGAATCATCGATGCCCTTCGGTCTCGCGGTAGCTGTCTGCTTGCTTGCCAACGTGGCACTGGCGCCGGTAGTTTGGATTTTTCTGGATCGTGCGGTTCACCTGCTGCTGCGCTTTGACTGGATACGCGTGATCTACGAAAAAATGGTCGTCCGTACCCAGCGCAACGTGGAGCCTTGGGTCAACAAGTGGGGGGTGCTCGGGCTCGGCCTGTTCATCGGCATACCGTTGCCGGGGTCGGGAGTTTACTCGGGTGCGTTGGGCGCCTACCTGCTGGGGTTTCGATTCAGGGACTTCATGGCGGCTTCTGTAATAGGAGTGCTGATGGCCGGAGGCATTGTCAGCCTGGTCATGGTGTCGGGTAGCAGTGCTTTTGACCTGCTCCTGGCAAGGGGTGCGCGGTGAACAAGGCAAGAGTGCTGGCTCCCGTCGTCGCGACGCTCGTCGCTTCGTTGGCCATTGGGTGTTCGACCGGTGTTATTCACACGGTGCGAACCGGCGAGAACCTGTACCGCATCGGCAAGGCCTACGGGGTTCCGTACCTTCAGTTGGGTAAGGTTAATGGGCTGGACAAGCCTTTTACTCTGCAGCCGGGAGACAGGATTTTTGTGCCCGAGGCCTCTCGGGTTCTACCGGTCGGGGTTATCACGCCGCGTTCTATTCGCAGTTCTCCGCCAAGGACCGTGAGCCCGCGACCGGCGCGAAAAACGCCGGTCGCTCGAACGACAGTCAAGAAAAGTGGAGGAGCCCAGGCTGCCGCCAGGATTAAAGAACCGGCCCCGGCTGAAACGGCAGCTGTCAAGAAACCCTCGACTGCTTCGGGACTGTTCGGCTGGCCGACGGAAGGCAAACTGACTTCGAGTTTCGGACCCCGGGGGGCATCTCATCATGATGGGATCGATATTGCCGGTGAAGCTGGCAGCGCCGTGATTGCGGCGCGAGCCGGCAAGGTCATATTCAGCGACCAGCTGCCAGGCTACGGTTGGATGATAATACTGGAACACGACAGGGGCTTCAGTACGCTCTACGCTCACAACAGTAGCAACCGGGTAGCAGTGCGCGACCAGGTATCCCGAGGGCAGCGCATTGCCGACCTCGGTTCATCGGGCCGTACGGCCAAGCCGCACCTTCACTTTGAAATCCGTCGGCGAAATGTGGTACGGGACCCCATGTACTACCTTTCAGAATCCGGGCAGCAAAGATTAGCCGGTCGCAGTAACTGAAGTGGATCTCCGGGAACTCGTCCGCACGATACACGACTTTCCCAAACCTGGTATAGCGTACCGGGACATCACCCCGCTGCTTTCTGACGCGGCCGCTCTTCGCGCCGTGGTCGATAGCATCGCCGATCGCTTTCGCGGCGAGGTAGACACGGTCGTGGGTATCGAATCGAGGGGCTTTATCATCGGCGCGCCGGTGGCCTACGCCCTTGGGACGGGCCTGACCCTGGTTCGAAAGGCTGGCAAGTTGCCGTCGAAGATCGTGTCCGAGGACTACGAACTTGAGTACGGCAGCGATTCTCTGGAGATCCACAGCGATGCCCTGGCCACGGGGGTACGCACGCTCCTGGTCGACGATCTCCTTGCTACCGGGGGCACTGCCGCGGCGACTGGGAAGCTGGTAGAAGGACTCGGCGCAAAGGTGATCGCATGCGCCTTCGTCATAGAGCTCGAGGCGCTGGGGGGGCGCGCGCGGCTTGCCCCTCACTCCACTTTTTCCCTTATCCAGTACAGCGATTGATGGCGCTTGCGTTGATACACATTACAAAGCGCGATATGGCTGCGTTCAAGTAGTCATGAGCGATCCATTAACAGATCTCTACGAGCCCCTGCTCGAACTCATACGGCGGACGTCTACTGACCTGCCGCGGGATATCGACGAGGCCATGACCGCCGCCCGCGAAAAGGAAGAACCCGGTTCGGCAGGGGAGAACGTTTTTAATATTCTCCTGCAGAACATCGAGATGTCACGTGCCGGTACCAGTCCGCTTTGCCAGGACACCGGCATGATTTCTTTCTACGTCCAACACCCCTGCGGAATGTCGCAGTTGGCGTTCAAGCGGGTCGCCGAACGGGCGGTTGCAGCTGCTACCGCGGAGAACCGTTTGCGTCCCAATTCGGTCGATTCACTGAGCGGCGAGAGCGTGGCCGACAACCTTGGCGCGGGGATGCCGGTTTTTCACTTCGAAGAGTGGGAGAGCGACGAGATAGACGTTCACCTGCTGCTCAAGGGAGGTGGCTGCGAAAACGTTGGTGCTCAATTCTCGCTTCCCGACGTGGGGCTGGGTGCGGACAGGGATCTCGCGGGTGTAAAGAGATGCGTTCTTGAGGCCGTTCACCTCGCTCAGGGGCGCGGCTGCGCGCCGGGTATCCTCGGTGTCGGAATTGGCGGAGACCGCATGGGATCCTACGAGTTGGCCAAGGTGCAACTGCTGCGCTCGCTCACCGATACCAACCCGGACAGAGTGTTGGCTGATTTTGAAGAAGAAATGTTCGAGCGCTGCAACGAACTGGGCATCGGGCCCATGGGTTTCGGTGGCAAGACGACGTTACTTGGCATCAAGGCTGGTGTTCGTAACCGCATACCCGCCTCCTACTTCGTGTCAGTGGCTTATGCCTGCTGGGCCCACCGGCATCGTCGCCTGGTTGTTTCGAAGGGCAAGACGGAAATCATCTGAAGGGGAGGTGGACAATCATGATAAACCTCCAGGTACCCATTGATGAGAAAATGGTCAGGTCGCTGCGGGTCGGTGACCAGGTTTCGCTGTCCGGAGGCGTGATCACCGCCCGCGACCGCGCGCACAAGTACCTCGTTGAGGAGTTCGTTGAGGCTTCGCGGCCCAAAGAGGATGAACGCGAGAACCTACTCCGAATCGAGCAGCGATTGAAGGATGGGGTCATCTACCATTGTGGCCCCGTCGTTAAAGAGCACGCTGACGGACGTGTAGAATTTGTCTCGGCTGGCCCTACTACGAGCATCAGGGAAGAAGGTGTCGAGGCCGAGGTCATCGAGCGTTTTGGAGTAAGGGCAGTTATCGGCAAGGGCGGCATGGGTGCGAGAACGCTTTCGGCGCTCAAGGAGCACGGCGCTGTTTATCTCCACGCCATCGGTGGAGCGGCAACCTTTCTCGCTCGTAACGTGGAGCGGGTGGATGGGGTGGTCCATCGCGATTTCGGTGTCCCCGAGGCCATGTGGGAAATCGAGTTGAAAGACTTCGTTGCCGTGGTAACGATGGATTCGCACGGGGGGAGTCTCCACGACGAGGTTCGCGAGGCGTCGGCTTCGAACCTGTCGGGGGTGCTGGCTTCGATGGGGCAGGCGCCGGTCGATAAGCGGCAGCGTTAGCTCCCCAGCGCTCCGGGTAAGATGCACAGCTTCAAGGACATGATGAACGACGTGGTGAACTACGGGTCTTGCTGCGAGTGTGGAACCTGCGTCCTGGTCTGTCCACACAACATCATCGAATATATCGATGGCAAGCCCAAGCAGACGGCCAAGGCTTCTGCCGCCCACGACTTCTGCGGCATCAGCGAGGGCATCGGCTGTGATGTTTGCGCGCAGGTCTGCCCACGAATAGGGGACAGGGAGTTTCACCTGCACGACAGCGTGTTTGCTGAGCAGAAAGCTCAGACCTTTGACGGTGGTTTCGGTAAGTACCAGGAGATCTTCGTCGCTCGTGCGGTTGACCAGGCTGTGCTCGACATCGGCCAGGACGGTGGAGTGGTGACGACGATCCTGCTGCACTGCCTTGAGCAAGGGCTCATCGACGGGGCGGTCGTGTCGGCACCCGATCCCGAAAAACCCTGTTCGCCGAAACCCGTATGCGCTACGACGGCCGACGAGATACGCGACGCTGCCGGTTCCTGGTACACGTACTGTCCCAACGGCCTTGCGATGGAACAGGCGGCGGAAAAGGAATGCGAAAGCGTGGCCTTCGTTGGCGTCCCTTGCCAGGTGACTCCTCTTCGAAAAGCGGAGCTGTTTGATCCCGGCCTGCTTGTCAACGAGCGCAAGAAACCCAAGCATCTCGAGCGACAGGCGGCGAGTATCAAGGGGCCTGCCGACCGGGTAACGCTCAGTATCGGGTTGCTCTGTTCCGAGGTGTTCGATTTTGCAGGCTTGATGGAGGGCAAGATACAGGGCGAGCTTGGTATTCCCCTGTCGACGGTCCGCAAGTTCAATGTAAAGGGCAAGGTCCTGGTCTACCCCGAAGAGGGCGAGGTCGTCGAGATCGAGCTGAAGGATGCGCAGCAATATGCTCGCGAGGCCTGTGAACACTGCGGTGATTTCTCGGCGGAGCTCGCCGACATCTCCTGTGGCGGCGTGGGCGCCATGGACTGGACCATAACTGTTGTGCGAACTGACCGAGGCCGCGAAATCATGGACGGGGTCGTGGCGGCAGGTTTGGTTGAAAGGCGTCCGATTGAAGAGTTCGAGGGCTCGTTGAAAACTATGTTGCGGCTTGCTCGCCGTCAGCACCAACGAGTACCGGCGGAAATAGTTCTACCTGCGGCTGTTCATCCGCCCCATTTTTCTAAGCCTGGCTGAGGCTTAAGAGTGCACTGCCCCCCCGAGCGGGGGGCAATTACCCTTGACACTCGTGGGTCTACGGTTCTATTGTCACAGGGTTCACCCTCGACCTCAGGAACCCCATTTTTTCTGCGGTCACTTTACGGTGTCCCGTTTGTACCAGGAGGTACCATGAAAGATTTTCTCCGGCTTGTCGTATCCCGTCTCTCTGTGATGCTCTTCCTCGCGTTCCTGGGCCTTGCGGCCAGTGGCCAAGTGGCTGATGCGGCTTGCATAGGCGCCGGCGTTGTCGACGACATCAACGACTGCGTCGCCGTCAACAAGGGTAGCAAGGACTGCCTGCTTGGCTTTTCGATTGACGGTGACGGACTGGGTAATCCGCCCATCGACCCGAAAAAGGGTGTGCCGGCCACCAAGATAGACTGCGAGGATGGGGCGGCCTGCGACCGTGACGGGCACGTCAACGGGCGCTGCACCTTTCACGTGGGAATGTGTATCAACATGGGCAGCTGCTCGAGCTCACTCGGCACGCTGACCGTGAAGAAGCCATCGGCCAAGGACGCCAAGGACGCGATAAAAAAGGAGGCCGAATATTCACAACGCCTGCTGCTGGTGGACGGCATAGGCAGCATGCTTCCCGATACGGCTGAGGTCTGCACCGAGTCTGACCTGGAGTTCGTGGTGCACCTGAAAAGCAAGGGTGGCTTCTGCGCCAGTCCGTCGGGACAGAAATGCAGCAACGACCAGGACTGTGATGACTACTGCGTGCGGACTTACAAGAAAGGCAAGGGTAAAGTGAAGGCGCAGGTTGACGATGGCGGATCGGAAAAGGATGCCGACGCCCTCAAGTTCACCTGCTTGCCGGGGACGCCGGGATCGGCTGCGGGCGCCGAGGGCCTACAGGTTGCCGACGCGGCCGACCTCATTGGCGGACCGCTTGCCATGGGTCGCACTGGCGACTGGTTGTTGCGCAACAGCGATGTGAGGGTGGTGGTGCGCGATTCGGGACGCTTGCACTCGTTTATGTTGACCCAGGGTGGGCACATTATCGACGCGGACCTCGTCAGGGACGATCCCTCCGAAGACCGAGACAACTTTCAGGGCATGCAGGCACTGATCAACCTCGAGGCTACCCAGGCCACCACTGCAGTGTCTGTGCTCAACGACGGTACGGACGGGAACCCGGCTATAATTCGCACCACCGGGCCCGATGACCTTCTTGACGTGATCACCCCCCACCTCGCGATATTCCAGGCGGGCAACACGCTGACCGTGGGGCCGGAAACCATAGACACCGATTTGCCGCTGGCCCTGCAGACCGACTACATTCTGCGCGCCGACAGCAATTACGTTCAGATTGCCACCACAGTTGAGAACCTGGGAGCCACCGACCTGAGAATCCCAATGGGTGATTATCTGAACGGCGGTGGCGCACTTGAAATGTTTGCTCCCGGGCTCGGTTACGGGGAGGCCTTGCTGCGCCTCGGCGGCGACGGCGGGTCGGTCGCTCCCCAGGGCCTGGACTACATCGCCTACCAGGGCGCGGGTGTGGGCCTGGGCGTTACCTACGGGGTAGTTTTCCCACGATCGCTAGCGACCGTGGGGATCAACAAGTACAAGGACGGCACTTTTTATACCGGCGCTTTTATCCAGTCAGGAGTCGGCGCGTGGATTCACAGGCAGAACCTCGTCGGCTATCTCAATGGCCCCTACCTGACTAAGCCCGAAGCGCCGTTCGAGGTACTGGCCGGTGGTACCAACACCCTCAGGCGCTGGTTTGTCGTTGGCGAGACCGTGGCCGACGTGACAAGGGCCAGGGAAGAACTGTTCGGCAACGCGCTGGGTGCCATACAGGGAACAATTTCGGTAAACGGAGTACCGGTCGCTAACGCTCGCGTGGCCTTCACCAAGTTGCCTGGCAACAGATGCGGATTTGCGGCGCCCGGCCTCAACTGCGCCAACGTTTATTCTGCTACCCTGACCGACGAGAACGGTTTCTACCGGGCATACGTCGTGCCTGATAACTACGATGTGCAGGTACGCGTCGACGGCGTCCCCTACGAGGCTAGTGCCAGCGAACCGGCGGCCCATCCGGTTACGGTCAAAAAGAAGAAAACGGAGGTGGTCGACATCGACTTTCCCCAGTCTTCTGCGATACAGGTCAACGTGGTCGACCAGAACGGATCCCCGCTGGCGGCCAAGGTCAGCATCGTGGGGTTCGAGGCCAGCCCCGACCCACTTAACATGGACAGCGTAGCTGGGCTGATCGAGAACCCGGGCCGCTATTTTGGAGAGCCCTACGAGGACAAGGACGCAGACATCTACGGGATAGTAGACGTCCTTTTTGCCGGTATTACCGGCACCTTGCCCACGACTGCCCTTGAGCCGGGCAACTACCACGTGGTGGTTTCTCACGGTGGCGAATACGACGTGTATGATCAGGCCGTGACCCTGGTCGCCGGCGCCACTACTGTTGTAAACGCGACCGTGAACCGCGTGGTCGACACGACTGGTTTCGTTTCAATAGACACCCACGTGCACATGATCAACAGCGCCGACAGCGCCATGAGCCGGGAGAGGAGAATTCTCTCCATGTTGGCCGAGGGCGTGGATTTTTTCTCCAATACCGACCATGACTTCGTGCACGACCTCAGCGCCGAAGTTTCAAGTATGGGGGCTGACGCCCTGGTGAAAACGGCACCCGGCGACGAGGTGACGAGCTTCGTTTATGGTCACTTCAATACCTGGCCGCTGGTCGTCGACACGGGCTCGCCCATTGGCGGTGCTTTTGACTGGGGTAGGGCCGGCACCGTTCCGGGCGCGGGGTATCCTTCGGTAGGCAGTTACGACCTGTTGCCCTCGGAGATAATGGCCGGATTCAATCCCGCCACTCAGGTCATCCAGATCAATCACTTCAACAGCCTGGGGCTAGGTTATTTCAATAACCTGGGAATCGACACTGAAGCCGTGCCTCCAGTGAGTAGCTCGTTGGTGTACGTTTGTACGGCCGGCTGGCGAATGGGTTTGCCATGTGAGCCCGAGATCTGTCGCGGCGGTGCCAACGACGGTCTTGATTGCGTCGACAACACGGATTGTCCAGACGGTGTCTGTAACGAGCAGGGGTTAGGTCGCGATTGCCCAGCTGGCGGGGGTGTCTGCGCACCATCGCCCGACAACCTGTCCTCCTTCATTCGCCTGGATCCGGCGGTGGCCAACTTGTACGACGACGGTTACACGGCTCTCGAGGTCTGGATCGAAGGTGGACGTTCGCAGACCAATCTCATGCGACACGATAACATGGGCGACTGGGCGGGCCTCTTGAACCAGGGCGCTTTCAAGACCGGCATTGCCGATTCGGATACTCATCACGCGGCAGTTGTA
Proteins encoded in this window:
- a CDS encoding integration host factor subunit alpha — encoded protein: MTKADIIERIHERVGFSKKEASEVVESVFEVMKNRLEDGDTVKLSGFGKFVINDKVPRKGRNPQSGEEIVITGRRVLSFKPSQVLKKTINSAWR
- a CDS encoding MerR family transcriptional regulator, producing MPSDKLYFRIGEVARIVGVKPYVLRYWESEFSGVRPGKSRSNQRLYRRKDVEKLLKIKDLLHTRRYTMEGARQYLKVQEEPGDEELLSPRQLKRLRQVRETLVDLKKKLES
- a CDS encoding ammonium transporter, yielding MNSGDTAWMLTSSALVLLMTPGLALFYGGMVRSKNVLSTLMHSFFAMGIMSIQWVVIGYSLSFAEGNSFIGGLDYVLLNGVDSSPGPYADNIPHNVFMIFQMMFAIITPALISGAFAERIKFSGYVLFSLLWATLVYDPVCHWVWGSGGWLGGLGALDFAGGTVVHINSGVAALAVVLVLGRRVGYPQQAMKPHNLGLTVLGAGMLWFGWFGFNGGSALAADGSAANAFVVTHIAAAVAAVTWALIESMQKGKASALGVASGAVAGLVAITPACGFVGVGGAILIGVGAGGLCYAAIMAKSRFGYDDSLDVLGVHGIGGAWGALATGVFAVAAIGGTAGLLESGNLGQLGIQATSVLATAVYSFVVTFLIARFVDATVGLRVNEEQEMTGLDLSEHGEVGYHFSD
- the surE gene encoding 5'/3'-nucleotidase SurE is translated as MILVCNDDGVHAPGLAALAAALAPLDRVFVVAPDREQSAAGHAITLSRPLRAELLREGWMAVDGTPTDCVNLAVNGLLDERPWLVVSGINRGANLGDDITYSGTVSAAMEAVLLGIPAIAVSQAGKSNFDYGAAACFTANLCRVVKHSGLPDDTLLNVNVPENRKREGFVVTRQGRRRYGDAIVEKTDPRGRKYYWIGGDDLGFDDEPGTDLAAVHAGLVSVTPLHLDLTNHGSLGFLDDIQKTWAPD
- a CDS encoding M23 family metallopeptidase, which produces MNKARVLAPVVATLVASLAIGCSTGVIHTVRTGENLYRIGKAYGVPYLQLGKVNGLDKPFTLQPGDRIFVPEASRVLPVGVITPRSIRSSPPRTVSPRPARKTPVARTTVKKSGGAQAAARIKEPAPAETAAVKKPSTASGLFGWPTEGKLTSSFGPRGASHHDGIDIAGEAGSAVIAARAGKVIFSDQLPGYGWMIILEHDRGFSTLYAHNSSNRVAVRDQVSRGQRIADLGSSGRTAKPHLHFEIRRRNVVRDPMYYLSESGQQRLAGRSN
- a CDS encoding adenine phosphoribosyltransferase; the protein is MDLRELVRTIHDFPKPGIAYRDITPLLSDAAALRAVVDSIADRFRGEVDTVVGIESRGFIIGAPVAYALGTGLTLVRKAGKLPSKIVSEDYELEYGSDSLEIHSDALATGVRTLLVDDLLATGGTAAATGKLVEGLGAKVIACAFVIELEALGGRARLAPHSTFSLIQYSD